In Pseudomonadales bacterium, a single window of DNA contains:
- the acnB gene encoding bifunctional aconitate hydratase 2/2-methylisocitrate dehydratase, with amino-acid sequence MHRSRKPAVLEAYRSHVAERAAQGIVPKPLSAEWTAQLVELLENPPAGEEAFLVDLISNRVPPGVDEAAYVKAAFLSAIVRREARSPLIDRAHAIRLLGSMLGGYNIETLVTALDDVELGPLAAEQLKGTLLMFDAFHDVVERHAAGNTHASAVLTSWAEGEWFTSRPAVPESIRTTVFKVSGETNTDDLSPAPDAWSRPDIPLHALAMFKMAREGLQPDEPGAVGPIRQIEELKKKGHPIAFVGDVVGTGSSRKSATNSVLWFFGDDIPGVPNKRCGGVCIGGKVAPIFYNTMEDAGALVFEAPVERLNMGDVIEVRPYDGVIRNATSGEELSRFELKSDVLLDEVRAGGRINLIVGRGLTRKAREALDLPPSRLFRVPPQPADTGKGYTLAQKMVGRACGVAGIRPGTYCEPHMTTVGSQDTTGPMTRDELKDLACLGFSADLVMQSFCHTAAYPKPVDIETQHTLPDFIMTRGGVSLRPGDGIIHSWLNRMLLPDTVGTGGDSHTRFPIGISFPAGSGLVAFAAATGVMPLDMPESVLVRFKGKMQPGITLRDLVHAIPYYAIRQGLLTVEKKGKKNVFSGRILEIEGLENLTVEQAFELSDASAERSAAGCTIRLSPETIAEYLRSNVTLLRWMIGQGYGDARTLERRARAMEAWLAKPSLLQADPDAEYATVIEIDLADVREPVVCAPNDPDDARLLSEVAGDKVDEVFLGSCMTNIGHFRAAGKLLEKFKGVIPTRMWIAPPTRMDQHTLMEEGYYNIYGRVGARTEMPGCSLCMGNQARVAPESTVLSTSTRNFPNRLGEGANVYLTSAELASVGAILGRVPTVDEYMEYARKIDSMAADIYRYMNFDRIESFRQGAEEGKRIAAVEIVEVAV; translated from the coding sequence ATGCATCGATCGAGGAAACCTGCCGTGCTCGAAGCCTATCGCAGCCATGTCGCCGAACGCGCCGCCCAGGGCATCGTTCCAAAGCCGCTCAGCGCCGAGTGGACCGCCCAGCTCGTCGAGTTGCTCGAGAACCCGCCTGCCGGCGAAGAGGCGTTCCTGGTCGATCTGATCAGCAACCGTGTGCCGCCCGGTGTCGACGAGGCCGCTTACGTCAAAGCGGCGTTTCTCAGTGCGATCGTGCGTCGCGAGGCCCGCTCACCGCTGATCGACCGTGCGCACGCGATTCGCCTGCTCGGCAGCATGCTCGGTGGCTATAACATCGAAACCCTGGTCACAGCGCTCGACGACGTCGAACTCGGCCCGCTGGCTGCCGAGCAGCTCAAGGGCACGCTGCTGATGTTCGACGCCTTCCATGATGTCGTCGAACGGCACGCGGCGGGCAATACGCACGCCAGCGCGGTACTGACGTCCTGGGCTGAAGGCGAGTGGTTCACCAGCCGCCCGGCCGTGCCCGAGTCGATCCGGACCACGGTATTCAAGGTCAGCGGCGAGACGAATACCGACGACCTGTCACCGGCGCCGGATGCCTGGAGCCGCCCCGACATCCCGCTGCACGCGCTCGCGATGTTCAAGATGGCTCGTGAAGGCTTGCAGCCCGACGAGCCCGGAGCAGTCGGCCCGATCCGCCAGATCGAGGAACTGAAGAAGAAGGGTCATCCGATCGCCTTCGTCGGCGACGTCGTGGGAACCGGTTCGAGCCGCAAGTCGGCCACCAACTCGGTACTGTGGTTTTTCGGCGATGACATCCCCGGCGTACCGAACAAGCGCTGCGGCGGTGTGTGCATCGGGGGCAAGGTTGCACCGATCTTCTACAACACGATGGAAGACGCCGGCGCGCTGGTTTTCGAGGCGCCGGTGGAACGCCTGAACATGGGCGACGTGATCGAGGTGCGCCCCTACGATGGCGTGATCCGCAATGCGACCAGCGGTGAAGAACTGTCGCGCTTCGAACTGAAATCCGATGTGCTGCTCGACGAAGTACGCGCTGGCGGGCGCATCAACCTGATCGTCGGACGTGGCCTGACGCGCAAGGCGCGCGAGGCGCTCGACCTGCCGCCGTCCAGGCTGTTCCGTGTACCGCCACAGCCAGCGGACACCGGCAAGGGCTACACGCTGGCGCAGAAGATGGTCGGCCGCGCCTGCGGCGTCGCCGGGATCCGTCCGGGTACGTATTGCGAGCCGCACATGACGACGGTGGGTTCGCAGGACACCACCGGCCCGATGACACGCGATGAACTGAAGGATCTCGCCTGCCTCGGCTTCTCGGCCGACCTGGTGATGCAGAGCTTCTGTCACACGGCGGCGTACCCGAAGCCGGTCGATATCGAGACGCAGCACACGCTGCCCGACTTCATCATGACGCGCGGTGGCGTGTCGCTGCGCCCCGGTGACGGCATCATCCACAGCTGGCTGAACCGCATGCTGTTGCCCGACACCGTCGGCACCGGGGGCGACTCGCACACGCGATTCCCGATCGGCATCTCGTTCCCGGCCGGCTCCGGCCTGGTCGCCTTCGCTGCCGCAACCGGCGTGATGCCGCTCGACATGCCGGAATCGGTGCTGGTGCGCTTCAAGGGCAAGATGCAACCCGGAATCACGCTGCGCGACCTCGTGCATGCGATTCCCTACTACGCGATCAGGCAAGGCTTGCTGACGGTAGAGAAGAAAGGAAAGAAAAACGTTTTCTCCGGACGCATCCTCGAAATCGAAGGCCTCGAAAACCTGACCGTCGAACAGGCCTTCGAACTTTCGGACGCATCCGCAGAGCGTTCGGCTGCCGGCTGTACGATCCGGCTTTCACCCGAAACCATCGCCGAATACCTGCGCTCGAACGTCACGCTGCTGCGCTGGATGATCGGGCAGGGTTACGGTGATGCGCGTACGCTGGAGCGGCGCGCCCGCGCGATGGAAGCATGGCTCGCCAAGCCCTCCCTGCTGCAGGCTGACCCGGACGCCGAATACGCCACGGTGATCGAGATCGACCTTGCCGACGTGCGCGAACCCGTGGTGTGTGCACCGAACGACCCCGACGATGCGCGCCTGCTGTCCGAGGTTGCCGGCGACAAGGTCGACGAGGTGTTCCTCGGCTCGTGCATGACCAACATCGGCCACTTCCGTGCGGCGGGCAAACTGCTCGAGAAATTCAAGGGAGTGATTCCGACGCGGATGTGGATCGCACCGCCGACACGCATGGACCAGCACACGCTGATGGAGGAAGGCTACTACAACATCTACGGCCGCGTCGGGGCGCGCACCGAGATGCCCGGCTGTTCGCTGTGCATGGGCAACCAGGCACGCGTGGCACCTGAATCGACGGTGCTGTCCACCTCGACACGCAACTTCCCGAACCGCCTCGGTGAAGGCGCGAACGTCTACCTGACGTCGGCCGAACTGGCCTCCGTAGGGGCGATCCTGGGGCGCGTGCCAACGGTCGATGAGTACATGGAGTACGCGCGCAAGATCGATTCGATGGCGGCCGACATCTACCGCTACATGAATTTCGATCGTATCGAGTCGTTCCGACAGGGTGCCGAGGAAGGCAAGCGGATCGCAGCGGTCGAGATCGTCGAAGTAGCCGTATAA